From a region of the Vagococcus coleopterorum genome:
- a CDS encoding SbcC/MukB-like Walker B domain-containing protein, translated as MRPLKIEMNYFGPHSHSVIDFTQFNQGESSLFLISGDTGAGKTTLFDAMTYALFGEGTSSRQPKAMRSDFADGSQVTEVIFTFEHNGKFYRVNRKPEQDSFGARSKDKLVTRKTEQTFSELSDIDGQETGNAYSKKNEVDTAVQELLGLTAEQFRQIILLPQNDFRKFLSAKSDSKEAILRNLFGTELYSRFTLSLKERYKEASKTRESDEHELAGVLKNVSWPESYNNDETDPTLVNEESLIMLEKLVIEKKDAYKELEKKVESVEKDWQKSDSAWQAGKDLTIAFNRLTEVASQLATLEENKDQMTELKASVAEKSWLAELVSPVSTYIKTKQNQELTKSAIVASEKEVAEAREELTARQTKFKLAETNHENLTAAEQRVNELRGTLIPNAKELAKLSEELINLGAGLQATEIQLPSESTIKTENSSTPAEQKRLITELEQILRQAREQMSVLSSLSSAKEETVTDYESVQKQLHESKRFYETKQEEAMLLLANRRELMVLQLQAELVEGEACLVCGSKEHPTADGIHGKADEGALAASFEKIDRTQKEVAALQEKCQSLEEAFNKLKRESQRLTRELEKRQAEVVVLFEQGYQLTSRCVGSEILTSELSKLESQVKQTQLEYNEAKDQLQKAEKQHELLAAELKRYRDTKLSVEAEIVELKGLIEKTMLQQSKQLSIEELVAKVQTFDHQEMLRQSQQVLQYEDELTRLSQEENDLRTKTAKQTRPDLVELEETRLAFEQEKTDLSKICGQEEERLETTKQSLSRVQALWSKLNTDADYQELSRLTQAVSGNNQLNLTLERYVLQAFLIEVLNYANQHYIGQLSNGRYRFELKQEKASRANQTGLEIDIFDYNTNEVRSTDTLSGGESFIAALSIALSLAEVVQGKSGGVSIDALFIDEGFGSLDQETLDQAITVLEEIGNSGRMVGVISHVTEMKQRIGQQLIITKTGNGQSVVESKTL; from the coding sequence GTGAGACCATTAAAAATTGAAATGAATTACTTCGGCCCTCATAGTCATTCTGTGATTGACTTTACACAATTCAACCAAGGGGAGAGTTCGTTGTTTTTAATTAGTGGTGACACTGGTGCTGGGAAGACAACACTTTTTGACGCTATGACGTATGCACTGTTTGGCGAGGGGACAAGTTCTCGCCAGCCTAAAGCGATGCGCAGTGACTTTGCTGATGGTTCTCAAGTGACGGAAGTCATCTTTACTTTTGAACACAATGGCAAGTTTTATCGCGTTAACCGTAAACCAGAGCAAGATTCATTTGGTGCGCGCTCAAAAGATAAGTTGGTGACACGTAAAACAGAACAAACATTTTCTGAGTTGTCGGATATCGATGGGCAGGAAACCGGTAATGCTTACAGTAAGAAAAATGAAGTTGATACAGCAGTTCAGGAATTGTTAGGGTTAACGGCAGAACAGTTCCGTCAGATTATCCTCTTGCCCCAAAATGATTTCAGGAAGTTTTTATCAGCGAAAAGTGATAGCAAAGAAGCAATCTTGCGCAATCTGTTTGGAACAGAGTTGTATAGTCGCTTTACTTTATCGCTAAAAGAACGTTATAAAGAAGCTTCGAAAACACGTGAGAGTGATGAACATGAATTAGCAGGTGTTTTAAAAAATGTTAGTTGGCCAGAATCATATAATAATGATGAAACAGATCCTACCTTAGTTAATGAAGAATCTTTAATCATGTTAGAAAAGTTAGTGATAGAGAAAAAAGATGCTTATAAAGAGTTAGAGAAGAAGGTCGAATCCGTTGAAAAAGATTGGCAAAAAAGTGATAGCGCATGGCAAGCTGGGAAAGATTTAACGATAGCCTTTAACCGTTTGACGGAAGTGGCGTCTCAATTAGCAACTCTTGAAGAAAATAAAGATCAAATGACTGAGTTAAAAGCATCAGTAGCTGAAAAAAGTTGGTTAGCTGAGTTAGTTAGTCCGGTTTCGACGTACATCAAGACTAAACAAAACCAAGAGCTAACGAAGTCTGCCATTGTTGCTAGCGAAAAAGAAGTTGCTGAGGCCAGAGAAGAGCTAACTGCTAGACAAACTAAGTTTAAACTTGCTGAAACGAATCACGAAAATCTAACAGCTGCCGAACAGCGTGTGAATGAATTGCGAGGGACGTTAATTCCTAATGCAAAAGAATTGGCGAAACTGTCTGAAGAATTAATAAATTTAGGAGCTGGTTTACAAGCAACAGAAATTCAGTTGCCGTCTGAAAGCACTATTAAAACTGAAAATTCTTCTACACCCGCAGAACAAAAACGGTTGATTACTGAGTTAGAACAGATTTTAAGGCAAGCACGTGAACAAATGTCAGTACTAAGTAGTTTATCGAGTGCTAAAGAAGAGACCGTGACTGATTATGAAAGTGTTCAAAAGCAGTTGCATGAGTCGAAGCGATTTTATGAAACAAAGCAAGAAGAGGCAATGCTTTTATTGGCCAATCGTCGTGAGTTGATGGTCTTGCAGTTGCAAGCGGAGCTGGTTGAAGGAGAGGCTTGTTTAGTTTGTGGGTCAAAGGAACATCCAACTGCAGATGGTATTCATGGAAAAGCTGATGAAGGGGCACTGGCTGCATCATTTGAAAAAATTGATAGGACTCAAAAAGAAGTGGCGGCTTTGCAAGAGAAATGCCAATCGTTAGAGGAAGCATTCAATAAATTGAAAAGAGAGTCTCAACGTTTGACAAGGGAACTTGAGAAACGACAAGCAGAGGTTGTAGTGCTGTTTGAACAAGGTTATCAGTTAACTAGCAGATGCGTTGGTTCTGAAATTTTAACTTCAGAATTGAGTAAACTTGAGTCGCAAGTGAAGCAGACGCAATTAGAATATAATGAAGCTAAAGATCAGTTGCAAAAAGCTGAAAAACAGCATGAGTTATTAGCAGCTGAACTAAAACGATACCGAGATACAAAGTTGTCTGTAGAAGCAGAAATCGTAGAGTTAAAAGGATTGATTGAGAAAACAATGTTGCAGCAAAGCAAACAGCTGAGCATTGAAGAGTTGGTAGCTAAGGTGCAAACTTTTGATCACCAAGAGATGTTACGTCAAAGTCAGCAAGTCTTGCAATATGAGGACGAACTAACGCGTTTATCCCAAGAAGAAAATGACTTAAGGACTAAAACAGCTAAACAAACAAGACCTGATCTAGTTGAGTTAGAAGAAACACGCCTCGCATTCGAACAAGAAAAAACAGACTTGTCAAAAATATGCGGACAAGAAGAAGAACGTTTAGAAACAACGAAACAATCATTGTCTAGAGTTCAAGCGCTTTGGTCCAAGCTTAATACAGATGCGGACTACCAAGAATTATCTCGCTTAACACAAGCGGTAAGCGGTAATAATCAATTGAATTTAACCTTAGAACGCTATGTCTTACAAGCATTCTTAATAGAAGTCTTGAATTATGCTAATCAACATTATATTGGGCAGCTGTCTAACGGGCGTTATCGTTTTGAATTGAAACAAGAAAAAGCCAGTCGCGCAAATCAAACTGGGTTAGAAATTGATATTTTTGATTACAATACAAATGAGGTTCGCTCAACAGACACGTTGTCTGGAGGAGAGAGTTTTATCGCTGCCTTATCAATCGCTTTATCTTTAGCCGAAGTGGTTCAAGGCAAGTCGGGTGGTGTATCTATAGATGCCTTGTTTATAGATGAAGGGTTTGGTTCTCTTGATCAAGAGACATTAGATCAAGCTATAACAGTTCTCGAGGAAATAGGAAATAGTGGTCGCATGGTAGGCGTTATCTCTCATGTCACTGAAATGAAGCAGCGGATTGGACAGCAATTAATAATTACTAAAACAGGTAATGGTCAAAGTGTGGTCGAATCAAAAACGCTATAA
- a CDS encoding amino acid permease, with protein sequence MSQENTEMHRSLKTRHLSMIAIGGSIGTGLFLASGSAISEAGPGGALVAYALMGVMVYFMMTSLGEMATYMPVSGSFSTYASRFIDPAFGFALGWNYWFNWAITLAVEINTAAIIMQYWLPDVPSWMFSMVFLALIFGVNATSGRSFGEAEYWLSMIKVITVIIFIVIGTLTIFGIMGGEPVGMKNFTVGEAPFVGGIPALLSVFVVAGFSFQGTELIGVSAGETENPEESIPKAIKQVFWRIILFYIVSIFIIGVLIPYTSPNLLGGDVADVATSPFTLVFKRAGLATAASVLNAVILTAILSAGNSGLYASSRMLHSMAKSGQAPKVFAKVNKRGVPINALILTAMVGAVAFLSSIFGESFYGLLIAASGLTGFIAWLGIGLSHLRFRRAMKAQGKDLGVLKYRAKLFPFGPLLALALCVLVIVGQDIPAFINMDWGQILFTYMSIPLVLVLFVYYKVRYKTKLIPLQEVDLDNK encoded by the coding sequence ATGTCGCAAGAAAATACAGAGATGCATCGTAGTTTGAAAACCCGTCACTTATCAATGATTGCCATTGGTGGATCAATCGGAACGGGATTGTTTTTAGCCAGTGGGTCAGCGATTTCCGAAGCGGGTCCTGGTGGAGCATTAGTTGCTTACGCTTTAATGGGTGTCATGGTTTACTTTATGATGACGTCACTAGGTGAAATGGCAACTTATATGCCAGTGTCAGGTTCCTTTAGTACTTACGCTAGTCGTTTTATCGATCCAGCCTTTGGTTTTGCATTAGGTTGGAACTATTGGTTTAACTGGGCAATTACCTTGGCTGTGGAAATTAATACAGCAGCGATTATTATGCAATATTGGTTGCCAGACGTTCCGAGTTGGATGTTCAGCATGGTTTTCCTAGCGTTGATTTTTGGTGTTAATGCTACATCGGGACGTTCGTTTGGTGAAGCAGAATACTGGTTATCAATGATTAAAGTGATTACGGTTATTATTTTCATCGTCATTGGAACGTTAACTATTTTCGGTATTATGGGTGGCGAACCTGTAGGTATGAAAAACTTTACCGTTGGCGAAGCGCCATTTGTAGGTGGTATTCCTGCTTTACTAAGTGTCTTCGTGGTAGCTGGTTTTTCATTCCAAGGAACAGAGTTGATTGGGGTAAGTGCCGGTGAAACGGAAAACCCAGAAGAATCAATTCCTAAAGCGATTAAACAAGTTTTCTGGCGTATTATTTTATTCTACATAGTATCAATCTTCATTATTGGTGTCTTGATTCCTTATACTTCACCTAATTTATTAGGTGGTGATGTAGCGGACGTGGCAACAAGTCCATTCACTCTAGTCTTTAAACGTGCTGGGTTAGCTACAGCAGCTAGTGTTTTAAATGCCGTCATCCTAACTGCGATTTTATCAGCTGGGAACTCAGGTTTATATGCTTCATCAAGAATGTTGCACTCAATGGCGAAATCAGGACAAGCTCCTAAAGTGTTTGCTAAAGTTAACAAACGTGGGGTACCAATTAATGCGCTAATCCTAACAGCAATGGTTGGAGCAGTGGCTTTCCTAAGTTCAATCTTTGGTGAGAGTTTCTATGGTTTATTAATTGCTGCATCAGGCTTAACAGGTTTTATTGCTTGGTTGGGGATTGGTTTAAGTCATTTGCGTTTCCGTCGTGCGATGAAAGCCCAAGGCAAAGATTTAGGCGTGCTGAAATATCGTGCGAAACTATTCCCGTTTGGCCCATTATTAGCTTTGGCCTTATGTGTACTTGTTATTGTAGGACAAGATATTCCAGCATTTATTAATATGGATTGGGGACAAATTTTGTTTACTTATATGAGTATTCCTCTAGTGTTGGTTTTATTCGTATACTATAAAGTGCGCTACAAAACAAAATTAATTCCCTTGCAAGAAGTAGATTTAGATAATAAATAA
- a CDS encoding MFS transporter, which yields MTVKQKKLLTGIVLSVLTFWLFAQAITVGVPNIIESLGISAESVNFGLSLTALFSGIFITVAGGFADKIGRLKITYLGIILSIVSSVILLLANGETLFVIGRIISGISAACIMPATMGLLKDNFEGEDRQRAVTWWSIGSWGGTALSGLIGGVLVQAFGWKAIFMVSIIVSLVSLALIYGTKEKNIAASKSDVRFDFLGLITFIILMLSINLFITKGAEFGWLSAKTIGLLAVFLASAFVFSKIEAKHKEPLVDFSLFKDSNFFGATISNFLMNGITGASAILSIYLQGETRGLSSSQVGLISVGYLVSIIISIMAGEKLLKSGGAKRPMMLGPVISASGIVLMALTFIPGAPYLVLTFLGLAILGIGQGMYATPSTDMVLESAPADKVGVASGLYKMASALGGSFGMAITLAVYTALGKTSNLNTAAGLGFLVNVLFLVLALVVVSKCITDKKAPTKSAVESIVETKEKAK from the coding sequence ATGACAGTAAAACAAAAGAAATTATTAACAGGTATTGTACTTAGCGTATTAACATTTTGGTTATTTGCGCAAGCCATCACAGTGGGTGTGCCAAATATTATTGAAAGTTTAGGTATTTCTGCAGAATCAGTTAACTTTGGTTTAAGCTTAACAGCCTTATTCTCTGGGATCTTTATTACCGTTGCCGGGGGATTTGCTGATAAAATTGGCCGTTTAAAAATCACTTATTTAGGTATTATTTTAAGTATTGTTAGTTCAGTTATTTTATTATTAGCCAATGGTGAAACTTTATTCGTTATTGGTCGTATCATTTCAGGAATCTCTGCAGCGTGTATCATGCCTGCGACAATGGGATTATTAAAAGATAACTTCGAGGGTGAAGATCGCCAACGTGCTGTAACATGGTGGTCAATTGGATCATGGGGTGGTACTGCACTTTCAGGTTTAATTGGTGGTGTCTTAGTCCAAGCCTTTGGTTGGAAAGCAATTTTTATGGTATCAATCATCGTATCATTAGTGTCATTAGCTTTAATTTATGGAACAAAAGAAAAAAATATTGCTGCATCAAAATCTGATGTAAGATTTGATTTCTTAGGTCTGATTACATTTATTATCTTAATGTTAAGTATTAACTTATTTATCACTAAAGGTGCTGAGTTTGGTTGGTTAAGCGCGAAAACAATTGGTTTATTAGCAGTTTTCTTAGCATCAGCCTTTGTTTTCTCAAAAATTGAAGCTAAACACAAAGAGCCATTAGTAGACTTTTCTCTATTTAAAGATTCAAACTTCTTTGGTGCGACAATTTCAAACTTCTTAATGAATGGAATTACTGGTGCATCAGCAATTTTATCAATTTACTTACAAGGTGAAACTCGTGGATTATCAAGTTCGCAAGTTGGTTTAATCTCTGTTGGTTACCTAGTATCAATTATTATTTCAATCATGGCTGGTGAAAAATTACTTAAATCGGGGGGCGCAAAACGTCCGATGATGTTAGGTCCAGTTATTTCCGCTTCAGGGATTGTTTTAATGGCATTAACATTCATCCCTGGCGCGCCTTACTTAGTTTTAACATTCTTAGGTCTTGCTATTTTAGGTATTGGTCAAGGGATGTATGCAACACCATCGACAGATATGGTCTTAGAAAGTGCTCCGGCTGATAAAGTTGGTGTGGCTTCAGGATTATACAAAATGGCAAGTGCTTTAGGTGGTAGTTTTGGTATGGCTATTACGTTGGCTGTCTACACAGCGCTTGGTAAAACAAGCAATTTAAATACGGCTGCAGGCTTAGGTTTCCTTGTGAACGTTCTGTTCTTAGTTTTAGCCTTAGTAGTTGTTTCTAAATGTATTACAGATAAAAAAGCTCCAACAAAATCTGCAGTTGAATCAATTGTAGAGACAAAAGAAAAAGCAAAATAA
- a CDS encoding PqqD family peptide modification chaperone, whose protein sequence is MEETNDFLNVVYQITPDLEHFVNEEGLVVIAKPQNHWIQRFFRKIYIKIPEAVYMTLDDYGSFIMKQVDGKKTVSQIGEALAAEYEEAGVHLYERLELYMTHLEVNEKWIQPIGRMK, encoded by the coding sequence ATGGAAGAAACGAATGATTTCTTAAATGTGGTCTATCAAATCACCCCCGACCTTGAACACTTTGTGAACGAGGAAGGGTTAGTGGTGATTGCTAAGCCGCAAAACCATTGGATACAACGTTTCTTCAGAAAAATCTATATTAAGATTCCTGAAGCTGTCTACATGACACTGGATGACTATGGTAGTTTTATCATGAAACAAGTTGATGGTAAGAAAACAGTTAGTCAAATTGGTGAAGCATTAGCAGCCGAGTATGAAGAAGCTGGAGTTCATTTGTATGAACGACTTGAACTATACATGACGCATTTAGAAGTAAATGAAAAATGGATACAACCAATCGGTCGTATGAAATAG
- a CDS encoding exonuclease SbcCD subunit D yields the protein MKLLHTADWHIGKQLNGFDLLDEQWHAFETIRQIAKDEKVDGIIIAGDLYDRAIPSVAAVEAFDKMLHILNIEDGLPVYAISGNHDGANRLNFGNRWFEENQLYLRTQISEAFQPVELNDVQIFMLPFFDPIDARIYFDIDEPSDLRSIDSAIALVIDRMKEQFNPSKKQILITHFHVTGEQNADYELTSETTSTVGGLNAVRATHFKDFDYVALGHLHLWQASPDKYVRYSGSPVKFNTKEATNEKGVYIVEITEKGVTSDFRKITPKNDLIVLKGTFDELMSKDFSSKQPKKGEAFFSVKLTDRPLVKNIRQSLSEVYGDVVELHFMGQSTVGTWDEEELSQRTVASDQDILKQFYEDVTAGQEMSLQQINLVEDVLQEVRKAGEEA from the coding sequence ATGAAACTATTACATACTGCGGACTGGCACATTGGTAAACAATTGAATGGCTTTGATTTACTAGATGAGCAGTGGCATGCCTTTGAAACAATTCGTCAAATAGCCAAAGATGAAAAAGTGGATGGGATTATTATTGCAGGTGATTTGTATGACCGAGCGATTCCTTCAGTTGCTGCAGTTGAGGCTTTCGATAAAATGCTTCATATTTTAAACATTGAAGATGGCTTGCCAGTCTATGCAATCAGTGGTAATCACGATGGTGCCAATCGTTTGAACTTTGGTAATCGTTGGTTTGAAGAAAACCAACTATATTTGCGTACCCAAATTTCAGAAGCGTTTCAACCAGTTGAATTAAATGATGTGCAGATATTTATGCTACCATTTTTCGACCCAATAGATGCACGCATTTATTTCGATATCGATGAACCAAGTGACCTACGCTCAATCGATAGTGCGATAGCACTGGTTATAGATAGAATGAAGGAACAATTTAATCCTAGTAAGAAACAAATTTTGATTACGCATTTTCATGTGACAGGTGAGCAAAATGCTGATTATGAGCTAACAAGTGAAACAACGTCAACTGTTGGTGGCTTGAATGCGGTTAGAGCGACTCACTTTAAAGATTTTGATTATGTAGCTTTGGGACATTTGCATCTATGGCAAGCTAGTCCAGATAAGTATGTCAGATATAGTGGTTCACCAGTTAAATTTAATACGAAAGAAGCGACAAATGAAAAAGGTGTTTATATTGTTGAAATCACTGAAAAAGGTGTCACCTCTGATTTCCGAAAAATTACTCCTAAAAATGACTTGATTGTTTTAAAAGGAACTTTCGACGAGTTGATGTCAAAAGATTTTTCCAGTAAGCAACCTAAAAAAGGAGAAGCATTCTTTAGTGTGAAACTGACTGATCGTCCGTTAGTCAAAAATATTCGTCAAAGTTTAAGTGAAGTTTATGGTGATGTTGTGGAGTTACACTTTATGGGACAATCGACTGTCGGGACATGGGATGAAGAAGAGTTATCTCAACGAACAGTTGCTAGCGATCAAGATATTTTAAAACAGTTTTATGAAGATGTCACTGCTGGGCAAGAGATGAGTTTGCAGCAGATAAACTTAGTAGAAGATGTCTTGCAAGAAGTGAGAAAGGCGGGGGAAGAAGCGTGA
- a CDS encoding hydrolase has product MEKGFVPEVTTELRQDIIKVPEVIKQASGIRIFGKKIRSIIFTTDIAIICNCNAEAVIAVYPFTPHPAIMKGVIEAADIPVFSGVGGGLTQGERSVYMSLFAEAQGSIGVVLNAPTPVTTVSAVSDVVAIPVISTVTSIYTEIDEKLEAGVQIINISAGKDTAATVRHFRERYPDLPIIATGGPKDEDILETIEAGANAITYTPPTNGELFRRKMESYRLKEKE; this is encoded by the coding sequence ATGGAAAAAGGATTTGTTCCAGAAGTGACCACAGAATTGCGTCAAGATATCATTAAGGTGCCAGAAGTTATTAAACAAGCTAGTGGGATTAGAATCTTTGGTAAAAAAATCCGTTCGATCATCTTTACAACGGACATTGCTATTATTTGTAACTGTAATGCAGAAGCTGTCATTGCGGTGTACCCATTCACGCCACACCCAGCTATCATGAAAGGTGTCATTGAAGCGGCGGATATTCCAGTATTTTCTGGTGTGGGAGGCGGACTAACTCAAGGTGAGCGTTCTGTTTACATGAGTTTATTTGCGGAAGCACAAGGTTCAATCGGTGTTGTTTTAAATGCTCCGACGCCTGTGACTACGGTTTCGGCAGTGAGTGATGTTGTGGCAATTCCAGTTATCAGTACAGTAACTTCGATTTATACTGAAATCGATGAAAAACTTGAGGCAGGTGTGCAAATTATTAATATTAGCGCGGGAAAAGATACAGCGGCAACTGTTCGCCATTTCCGTGAGCGTTATCCAGATTTGCCAATTATTGCAACTGGTGGTCCGAAAGATGAAGATATTTTAGAAACGATTGAAGCCGGAGCAAACGCGATTACCTATACGCCACCAACAAATGGTGAGTTGTTCCGTCGTAAAATGGAAAGTTATCGTTTAAAAGAAAAAGAATAA
- a CDS encoding OPT family oligopeptide transporter produces the protein MKKLSKDAYGGVHGSEYVPYVEDGKNTKSGGSLILLFGILLAILFAASTAYSGMKGGLTVAAGIPGSILGSGLVTLFLKNKSILGKNILAGMSAGGESIASGMIYVLPAIVLMGEEVNFLQAMAVGVIATLFSVGGISIVQDYLLVQEHGNIVYPESMAITESLVASEVGGDSLKSMGIGFGIGGIITALTGNVFGLVNNMFTMPIKGSGKQAYTAEMSTEANPMLAGIGFIVGLKVAVMLFAGSVLTNFAIIPLIHFFTDIAGPDAMLWNDAATAVNGIGVGQIAGSYTKYIGAGMMISGGLIGALQLIPTIISSLKATMAAKKDGGSSDNDGSSMMVLLAGVILTFVIGFVISGNVAMALIGAVLTLILGFLFAIVAGRLAGTLGTSNLPVSGMTIASLVIMAAVFKMMGWAGTANQISLLMFGTLVVLVISVAGTYMQTQKVTMVLGGSYSEMRKYFIISAVVGVATVVGVITVLAEQIQAGDFAAPQASLIHTLTSGILNGDLPWTIVFIGVAMGIVLFLLGLPVMSVAVGAYLPIATTSIILIGGIMRTFVEFMSRRDEKVKEERINTGISLSSGLIAGASIIGLLGAILQLTNVIKPGEITGFLGGNGGALVLIAALVVLSLAPIMSKKADK, from the coding sequence ATGAAGAAACTTTCTAAAGATGCTTACGGAGGCGTACACGGATCAGAATATGTTCCTTACGTTGAAGATGGCAAAAACACAAAATCAGGTGGAAGCTTGATCTTATTATTCGGTATTTTATTAGCAATTTTATTCGCAGCGTCAACAGCTTATTCAGGTATGAAGGGCGGATTGACAGTAGCTGCAGGAATCCCTGGTTCAATCTTGGGTTCAGGTTTAGTGACATTATTCTTAAAAAATAAAAGTATCTTAGGTAAAAACATCTTAGCTGGTATGTCAGCTGGTGGTGAATCAATTGCCTCAGGTATGATTTACGTTTTACCTGCAATTGTTTTAATGGGTGAAGAAGTTAACTTCTTACAAGCTATGGCTGTAGGTGTTATCGCTACTTTATTCTCAGTTGGTGGTATTTCAATCGTTCAAGACTACTTATTAGTTCAAGAACACGGAAATATCGTTTACCCAGAATCAATGGCCATTACTGAATCATTAGTTGCTTCAGAAGTTGGTGGAGATTCACTTAAGAGTATGGGTATTGGTTTTGGTATTGGTGGTATCATCACTGCTTTAACTGGTAACGTATTCGGTCTTGTTAACAACATGTTCACAATGCCAATCAAAGGTTCAGGCAAACAAGCTTATACTGCTGAAATGAGTACAGAAGCTAACCCAATGTTAGCTGGTATTGGTTTCATCGTTGGTCTTAAAGTTGCAGTTATGTTATTTGCAGGTTCTGTATTAACTAACTTTGCTATTATTCCATTAATTCACTTCTTTACTGATATCGCTGGTCCTGACGCTATGTTATGGAACGATGCAGCTACTGCTGTAAACGGTATTGGTGTTGGTCAAATTGCTGGTTCATATACTAAGTATATTGGTGCTGGTATGATGATTTCTGGTGGTTTAATTGGTGCTTTACAATTGATCCCAACAATTATTAGCTCGCTTAAAGCTACTATGGCTGCCAAAAAAGATGGCGGTTCTTCAGATAACGACGGTTCTTCAATGATGGTTCTTTTAGCTGGTGTTATTTTAACATTCGTTATTGGTTTCGTTATTTCAGGAAACGTTGCTATGGCATTAATCGGTGCTGTATTAACTCTTATCTTAGGTTTCTTATTCGCAATCGTTGCTGGTCGTTTAGCAGGTACTTTAGGTACATCTAACTTACCAGTTTCTGGTATGACAATTGCTTCATTAGTTATTATGGCAGCTGTCTTCAAAATGATGGGTTGGGCTGGAACAGCTAACCAAATTAGCTTATTAATGTTTGGTACTTTAGTAGTATTAGTTATCTCTGTAGCTGGTACTTATATGCAAACACAAAAAGTAACAATGGTTTTAGGTGGTAGCTACTCAGAAATGCGTAAATACTTCATTATTTCTGCTGTTGTTGGTGTTGCAACTGTTGTAGGTGTAATCACAGTCTTAGCTGAACAAATTCAAGCTGGTGACTTTGCTGCTCCTCAAGCAAGCTTAATCCACACATTAACAAGTGGTATCTTAAACGGTGACCTTCCATGGACAATCGTATTCATCGGTGTTGCGATGGGTATCGTATTATTCTTACTAGGTTTACCTGTAATGTCAGTTGCCGTTGGTGCTTACTTACCAATCGCAACTACTTCAATCATCTTAATTGGTGGTATCATGCGTACATTCGTTGAATTCATGAGCCGTCGTGATGAAAAAGTTAAAGAAGAACGTATCAACACTGGTATCAGCTTATCTTCAGGTTTAATCGCCGGAGCTTCTATCATTGGTTTATTAGGTGCGATTCTACAATTAACAAACGTTATCAAACCTGGTGAAATCACTGGATTCCTTGGTGGTAACGGTGGAGCGTTAGTATTAATTGCTGCGCTAGTTGTATTATCTCTAGCTCCAATTATGTCTAAAAAAGCTGACAAATAA
- the tdcB gene encoding bifunctional threonine ammonia-lyase/L-serine ammonia-lyase TdcB — protein sequence MTNQTQLPVTIDQIREARHVIGQYARQTPLLKSYYLSSQSGGDVYLKLENMQLTGSFKFRGAFNKIASLTDEEKARGVIACSAGNHAQGVALSCKLLGIKSKIVMPVAAPKAKVQATEGYGSEVVLHGANFDEAKAYCQKVQEETGETFIPPFDDALVMAGQGTIGFEILDELWDVDTVIIPVGGGGLIAGLAVALKTFNPSINIIGVQAETIHGMTSSYQAGEITPHKDGTTLADGCAVEYPGELTFEVVKECVTDMILVTEDEIEFAIKDLIQRTKVVVEGAGALATAAVLSGKAEKYVKGKKAVAVVSGGNVDLSRISDIVGHFMVANELK from the coding sequence ATGACTAACCAAACGCAATTACCAGTAACCATTGACCAAATCAGAGAGGCGCGTCACGTGATTGGACAATATGCACGTCAAACGCCGTTATTAAAATCATATTATTTATCTAGCCAAAGTGGTGGCGATGTTTATTTAAAATTAGAAAACATGCAATTAACGGGTTCATTTAAATTTAGAGGAGCCTTCAACAAAATTGCTAGTTTAACAGATGAAGAAAAAGCGCGCGGAGTGATTGCGTGTTCAGCGGGGAACCATGCGCAAGGGGTTGCCTTATCTTGTAAATTATTAGGGATCAAAAGTAAAATTGTGATGCCAGTTGCAGCACCAAAAGCTAAAGTGCAAGCGACTGAAGGTTATGGATCAGAAGTGGTATTGCATGGTGCTAACTTTGATGAAGCGAAAGCCTATTGTCAAAAAGTTCAAGAAGAAACAGGTGAAACCTTTATCCCGCCATTTGATGATGCTTTAGTAATGGCAGGACAAGGAACAATCGGGTTTGAAATATTAGATGAGCTTTGGGATGTAGATACAGTCATCATTCCCGTAGGCGGTGGCGGATTAATTGCAGGTTTAGCAGTAGCGCTTAAAACCTTCAATCCTTCTATTAATATCATTGGTGTTCAAGCTGAAACGATTCACGGGATGACAAGTTCTTACCAAGCAGGTGAAATTACCCCTCATAAAGATGGCACAACATTAGCTGATGGCTGTGCTGTTGAATATCCTGGTGAATTAACCTTTGAGGTCGTTAAAGAATGTGTGACTGACATGATTCTCGTGACCGAAGATGAAATTGAATTTGCCATTAAAGATTTAATTCAACGTACTAAAGTAGTAGTTGAAGGAGCAGGTGCGTTAGCAACAGCCGCTGTTCTAAGTGGCAAAGCAGAGAAATATGTTAAAGGTAAAAAAGCTGTGGCAGTCGTGTCAGGCGGTAACGTTGATTTATCAAGAATTTCTGATATCGTTGGTCACTTCATGGTAGCAAACGAACTCAAATAA